TCGTGCTCACAAGACCTGCAGTTGAAGCGGGAGAGAGTCTTGGTTTCTTGCCTGGTGATCTTCAGGAAAAAGTTGATCCTTATTTACGGCCGCTGTATGACGCTTTGTACGATGTTATGGGACAAGAGCAGACTGCGAAAGCACTGGAGCGCGGTTTGATTGAAATTGCACCTCTAGCCTATATGCGGGGACGTACACTGGATGATTCGTTTATTATCCTGGATGAAGCCCAGAATACGACACCGGAGCAGATGAAAATGTTTCTGACCCGTCTCGGTTTTGGCTCCAAAATGGTCATTACTGGTGACGTGACACAAATCGATTTACCGCGCGGCAAAAAGTCGGGGCTTGTGGAGGCAAATACAATCCTGGGCCAAGTGGAAGAGATTGGATTTGTCTATTTTGCCGAGCAAGACGTTGTACGGCACTCCCTCGTCCAGAAAATTATCGTCGCCTATAACCACGCCGCAGAAAATCAAGAATAGAAAGGGATTGTCTCGATGACCTCGAAGGAACTGTCAAAAGGCAAATCTTTTCAAAATAGAGCTACAGGATGGAAGTATAGCGTGTGGGCACGCTATCTTCTGTTTTTGTTTCTGGTGATCCTCTTCTACGTGGGTCTTGCTTCCAAGCTGCTCCCTGAGCGGTATGATATCCAGGAAGGCACACGGAGTGAAGTCAATATTGCTGCGCCCATGCAGATCCCGAATACCAAGGCTACACTGAAAGCGCAAGAAGAAGCTGCTGAACGTGTGCAGCCGATGTTTCAGATCGTGCAGATGCGGAACGAAAATCTGATAACGACTCTGCTTGATCGTATTGATCGACTGAATCAGGATGATCAGATTTCCAGTCAGGACAAGATTGACATCTATCGTGATGAAATACCACAGCGTCAGAAAGACTTTGTTTCCAACTTTATCAACAACAACCGGAAAGCGGGTACATACTCCGAAACTCTGTTGGAAGAGATCAGAAATGTGGTACAGGAGCAGAGCTACCGCATCCCGGAAGAGACATATATCAAAATTTCACGTCTGACTTCGGATGATATTCAGGAGATGAAGGCCGTCGCTCGGGATATCGTCTCCAGATTAATGACCGACCAGATTAGTGAGGCAACAACAGCTCGTGCCAAAGTGGCCGAGATGGTGAGTGTGAGCTCCTTAAGCAAGCGTACGCAGCGTGAGGTTGTGCAGGAGCTTGCTCGTCTTGTAGTGACGTCCAACCGCTTCTACGATGAAGAGGGTACAAAAGAAGCTAAAGTACAGGCTCGTGAGAACACTCAAACGGTGTTTATCAAGCAAGGCGATACGCTTGTTGCCAAGGGTGAGATGATTACCCCGGAGATGTACACCCTTCTGGGCGAGAACGATTTGCTGAAAAACGAAGTGAACTATTGGCCTCAGCTTGGACTACTTATGCTGTCCTGTCTGTTGTCTGCAGCGATTCTCATGTACATTCAGCAATTCAGCGGAACGCATTTCAAATATAATAATGCTCAGCTGCTGATGCTTGTTCTCATATTTATCATTACGATTGTGGTTATGCATGTTACTGCGATACTCCAGACCAGTGAGAATTCATACGTAGGCTTTCTTGCTCCTGTTGCCGTAGGAGCCATGCTAATTGCATTGCTGCTGGATACATCGCTTGCCTTTGTCTGCTCGATTATTATCGGCATGCTGTCGAGCATTATTTTGAATACACATCAGGGTCAGATTTTTGACTTTGAACTTGGATTCTTCGCCGTGTTAGTATCGTTTGTTGCGATCTTCGCCACCCATCGGGCAAGTCAGCGGTCTACGATCCTGAAAGGCGCCATTATGGTTTGTCTTTTCGGATCGATCGCAGTTTTCACGCTGGCTCTGATTGACTCAAGTGACTGGAACCGGACGACAACGCTGTACGGCATCGGATTTGCGTTTGCCGGTGGCGTACTGACCGCCATATTGGTTATTGGGCTGATGCCGTTTTTTGAAACCTCGTTTGGCATCTTGTCTGCGCTGAAACTGGTGGAACTGTCTAATCCTAATCACCCACTATTGCGCAAACTGCTAACAGAGACACCGGGCACATATCACCACAGTGTGATGGTAGGAAACCTTTCAGAAGCCGCCGCGGAGGCAATCGGTGCCAATGGGTTGTTATGTCGGGTCGGCTCGTATTACCATGATATTGGCAAGACCAAGCGACCGATTTATTTTATTGAAAATCAAAACAATATGGAAAATCCGCATGATTCGATTGATCCAAAGCTGAGCAAGTCCATTATCGTGGCTCACGCACGCGATGGTGTGGAAATGCAGAAGGACTACAAGCTGCCAAGGCCTATTCGGGACATTGCTGAGCAGCATCATGGAACAACTTTCCTGCATTATTTCTATCACAAAGCACTGCGTCAGGCTGAGGAAGCAGGAGTAGAACCTGATTTTACGGAAGATGATTTCCGTTATCCGGGTCCCAAGGCTCAGTCCAAAGAGTCGGCAATTGTTGGTATTGCTGACAGCGTGGAAGCTGCGGTTCGTTCCTTACGGAAACCTACTGTGGAACAAGTGGAGTCCATGATCGAAAAGATTATTAAAGGTCGGCTGGACGATCATCAGTTTAACGATTGTGATCTGACGATGCGGGAGCTGGATATCGTCGCCAAGACCCTTAAGGAAACCGTTATGGGCATATTCCACTCCAGGATTGAATATCCGGAAGAAATGAAGAAACCGAAGCCAACCTCGCCTGAAGCAGGTTGATTCGCTAATATGAGAAGACAGGAGTATGAAAGAATGAGTCTTAACCTAGCTTGGAATAATGAACAACAGGATAAAGAAATTACCGAACCGATGATTGCAATGCTGGAACAGCTGCTGAACCTTGCAGGGGAAGCAGAGGGTGTTGCGGACGGGGAAGTAGCCCTGACTTTCGTAGATGATGAGCAGATTCATGAGCTGAACCGTGACTATCGCGGCATTGATCGTCCAACAGATGTATTGTCTTTTGCAATGAATGAGACTGTGGATGAGGAGCTGGATATCATCTACGAACTGGACGAGGATGAGGAAATGGAAGAAATGCCTGATGTGCTGGGGGATATTATTATTTCTGTTCCACGGACCATTCTGCAGAGTGAAGAATATGGCCATTCATTTGAACGTGAGCTCGGGTTCCTGTTTGTTCATGGCTTCTTGCATCTGCTTGGATATGATCATCAGGATGAAGCCAGCGAAGCCGAAATGATGGGCAAACAGGAAGCGGTACTCGCCCAAGCCGGGTTGACACGATAATGAAAAGGCGCTCCTGGGGGATGGTATTCCGCAATGCTGCGGAAGGAATCGTATACGGGCTGCGGACTCAGCGGAATGTAAGAGTTCATACAGGAGTCGCCATTTTGATGTGTGCAGCCGGCTTTTTTTTCGGGATTTCCAGAACGGACTGGATGTTTGTATTAACAGCTGTCTTTCTGGTTCTTGTGACGGAGCTGATGAATACAGCAGTGGAAGCTGCGGTAGATCTGGCGCATCCGCATATACATCCGCTGGCAAAAGCGGCGAAGGACACCGCGGCCGGTGCAGTTTTGCTGGCTGCGGTGTTCGCCGTCATCATCGGGTGTGTCGTTTTCATTAAGCCGGTGATGAGCTGGCTGGGTTTGCTCTGATTCTTTTTACAATACACAACAACGATAAAGTTGGACCTTTTTTAAGTTGAACTTCTTAAAAATACACAATAACGGAGAAGACAGAAAAAACCTGGAAAAGCGGAGCGTTCGCCTTTATCATCGGATTTTCACTTTTGGAGAAAGTGAATGAAAAAAATCAGAGGATAACAGCGATTGAAAGGTTATTCTGGCAGCGAAGTGGTCAGTGTATTTGGATTTAGTTGAACTTAATCTATAGGATAGAACTTTATATACACCCCAAAGGGAGAGATTAATTATGGATAATGGTTTATTGATGCAAGAAGCAATTAAGGCACGTACGAAAGCGTATACGCCTTATTCTCATTTTGGTGTAGGTGCAGCTTTGCTTGACAGTGAGGGACATGTGCATCATGGTTGTAATATTGAGAATGCTGCTTATACGCCAGGCAACTGTGCTGAGCGTACAGCTATGTTCAGCGCGATTGCAGGAGGTAAGCAACCACGCAGTTTCAAAGCCATGGCCATTGTAGGAGATACAGACGGCCCGATTGCTCCATGCGGCGTATGTCGTCAAGTAATGTACGAGCTGTGTGAACCGGATATGAAAGTTATTCTGGGTAACTTGAAAGGTGATCTGCAGGAAACTACAGTTGCCGAACTATTGCCATGGGCTTTTGGACCATCTGATCTGAACTCTGCTAAAAAGTAAAAACCAATACATTCCAGGCCTAGGCGCCTGAGGAGGAACATATGAAAAAACAAGCATTCAAATCCGGCTTTGTAGCCATTATTGGACGTCCCAATGTAGGTAAATCCACACTGATGAACCAAGTCATTGGACAGAAGATTGCGATCATGTCGGACAAGCCACAAACGACGCGTAATAAGATTCATGGTGTATATACATCGGAACAACAACAAATCGTTTTCCTGGATACGCCAGGGATTCACAAACGTCAATCCAAGCTCGGCGATTACATGAACCAGACCGCTTTGAACACGCTCGGAGAAGTCGAAGCTGCTCTGTTCCTGATCGATGCCTCGGAAGGCATGGGCGGTGGTGACCGTTATATTGCCGAACAATTGAAAAATGTGCGGACGCCTGTCATTCTTGTCATGAACAAAATTGATAAAATTGAGCCGGAAGCACTGCTTCCGCTGATTGAGGAATATCGCAAGCTGCACAATTTCGCTGAAATCGTACCTGTTTCTGCCATGCTCGGCAGCAATGTAAGCACGTTGCTGGAGCAGCTCGGCAAGTATTTGCCGGAAGGTCCGCAGTACTATCCAGATGACCAGGTCACAGACCATCCAGAGCAGTTTGTTTGTGCCGAGTTAATTCGGGAGAAAATTTTGCAAATGACGCGCGAAGAAGTTCCTCACTCCATTGCAGTAACGATTGAGGATATGAAAGTACAGGACAACGGCGTCGTTTATATTTCAGCCGTCATCTTTGTGGAGCGTGATTCACAAAAAGGGATCATTATCGGAAAACAGGGTGCCTTGCTCAAAGAAGTGGGGAAACGTGCCCGTCAGGATATTCAGAATCTGTTGGGCTCCAAAATCTTCATGGATCTTTGGGTTAAAGTGAAGAAGGACTGGAGAAACCAGGAGCGAGTGCTGAGAGATCTGGGATTCGGTCGCGAATAATAAATGTAGTATCCAGTAATTGCATCACATAGTTTACCTTGCAGGACTCCATCCTATCTGGTAGAAGCAGACGTCATTTCCGAAGAGAGGATGAAATTCCGATGCGAGATTTTTCGTGGAAGGTTTTTGCGATGACGGGGGATGTGGAATCCTATCTGTTGTATGCCGAGGCGTGTGGCTCGGTGGGACAGGACTCTGAACCTGCAAGGGAAGTGATTGAAGATGAAGAAGCCGAAGGTTAATTGGCTAATTCGGGAATGGTTAGGTGACGAGGCATGCTATATAGGGTGGAAGGGATTGTCATCCGCAGCATGGACTACGGCGAGGGGAACAAAATCATTACGCTTTGCACCGAAAGCGGCGGGAAAGTAGGGGTACTCGTCCGCGGTGCCAAAAAGCCCAAAAGCCGACATGCTGCACTGGTGCAGCCATTTACGTACGGTCAATATGTATATTTTCGCAACACCGGTCTGGGGACACTAAACGCAGGTGAGATCATCGAATCTTATCACGAGCTGCGTGAAGATCTGATAAAGGCCTCCTATGCATCTTATGCCTGTGAACTGCTGGATCGTGTGTTGCAGGATGAAGAGACGGGCACGTTCTGGTTCAAACAGTTGAAAGCCTGTCTTCAGGCGTTGAAGGAAGAGAAGGATCCGGTCGTCATCACAAGTCCGTATGAAATGAAAATATTACAGGCAGCCGGGTACGGACCTCAGCTTGATGATTGCATTTCTTGTGGTCACGAACGTCCGGATGAGCAATTATTTGTTAGTCCTAGACTCGGGGGCGTTCTGTGCCGTGCTTGCAAACACTTTGATCCTCCCGCGATGTCCGTTAGTCCGAAGACGTTGAAGCTCTTGCGTCTGTTTGAACAGCTGGATCTGCAAAGGCTTGGTAATATATCGGTGAGCGAAGGCACCCGGGATGAGATCAAAAAAATCATGAGGGCCTTTATGGATCATCAGCTTGGCTTGAATCTCAAATCCCGTTCTTTTCTTGATCAAATGGAAAAGTACGGGATTTGAGTCGTCTTGATACGAAATAATTAATATATCTTGACTTCGTACTTATTTTTATATATTATGAAATATAATTTCTCTTTTGGAGACATGCATTGAACGAGAAAGTAGGAGACTGGATTTATTACATTCAGGAGCAGAAGGGGTCGGTTGACCTTACTAATCTTGTGTGAGCGAGCCGGGGATGGTGGGAGCCGGGTTGAATCGGTCTGTGAAATGGCACTCGGGAGCATGAATGACACGGAAAAGTGGGCTTGAATGAACAGGATCTCCTGTTTATATCTAAGCCAAGTAGGGTGGAACCGCGGGAATAGCTCTCGTCCCTATGTCTGTATAACAGGCGTAGGACGGGGGCTTTTTATTGTCTGTACCGTTCTAGGCTTGTTCACCACAAACCATCGAAAAGGAGCATGATTATGAATTTTCAGCAGATGATCCTCACGCTGCAACAATTCTGGGCCGAGCACAACTGTATTATTGTTCAACCATATGATACGGAAAAAGGGGCAGGTACGATGAATCCGATGACCTTTTTGCGTTCGCTTGGACCCGAGCCTTGGAAAGTAGCTTATGTAGAGCCGTCCCGCCGTCCTTCGGATGGTCGTTATGGAGAAAATCCAAACCGTCTCTATCAGCATCATCAATTCCAGGTTATTATCAAGCCTTCGCCGGACAATATTCAGGAGATTTACCTGGAAAGTCTGAAACAATTGGGCATTGATCCGCTCAAACATGATATTCGGTTTGTTGAAGACAACTGGGAGAACCCTTCCCTCGGCTGTGCGGGTCTTGGCTGGGAAGTATGGCTGGACGGTATGGAGATCACCCAATTTACGTATTTCCAACAAGTCGGTGGGATCGAGACGAACCCGGTAGCGGTTGAGATTACGTATGGTATGGAGCGTCTTGCTTCATACATTCAGGAAAAAGAAAATGTGTTTGAACTGGAATGGGTAGACGGCATTACATATGGTGATGTGTTCCGTCAGCCTGAATTCGAACACTCCAAATATACGTTTGAAGTATCTGATGTCAAAATGTTGTTTACGCTCTTCAACATGCATGAAGAGGAAGCGAACAAGGCAATGGCTCAGAATCTGGTTTTTCCGGCATATGACTATGTGTTGAAATGTTCACATACGTTCAACCTGCTGGATGCGCGAGGAGCAATCAGTGTAACGGAGCGTACCGGGTACATTACCCGTGTGCGTAATCTGGCTCGTCAAGTAGCTGCAACATATGTGGAAGAGCGTGAGAAGCTCGGCTTCCCGCTGATCAAGAAAGGGGGAGCTGAGCATGTCTAAGGATCTGTTGTTTGAAATTGGTCTGGAAGAAGTGCCTGCTCGCTTCATGCGAGCAGCAATTGAACAGCTGCAGGATCGTGTCGTGAAATGGCTGGATGCATCCCGCATTGCTTATGGTGAAGTAAATGCCTATGCCACACCGCGCCGACTGGCTGTTTTGATCAAGGATGTTGCCGAGAAACAGGAGGACGTGGAGGAAGAAGTAAAAGGACCTTCCCGTAAAATAGCTCTGGACGACAGTGGCAACTGGAGTAAAGCCGCACTCGGATTTGCCCGCAGTCAGGGTGTTGAACCGGATCAGTTTACATTCAAGGAATTGAGCGGCGTGGAATATATCTACGCAACCAAGAGCAGCAAAGGCGTGGAAACGTCCTCTGTGATTGGTCAGGGTTTGCTGGCCATACTGCATGCCATGACGTTCCCGAAATTCATGCGTTGGGCTTCGTATGATTTCAAATTTGTACGTCCGATTCGCTGGATTGTCGCTCTGCTGGGCAGCGATGTTATTGAGTTGGAAGTTGCAGGCGTAAAGTCTGGCAATGTAACACGTGGACATCGTTTCCTCGGTAAAGAGGCGGTTATTTCGGATCCCGCTTCGTATGTGGAAGTGCTTCGTTCCGAGCACGTCATTGCAGATATCAAAGAACGTGAGCAAATGATTGTATCCCAGATCCAGGCACTGGCTGCCGAGAAAAAATGGGATATTGCAATCAAGGAAGATTTGCTCGAAGAGGTTCTGTTCCTGGTTGAGACACCAACAGTGCTGTTCGGAACATTCGAATCTTCATTTTTGAATATTCCACAAGAGGTACTGATTACTTCGATGCGTGAGCATCAACGTTATTTCCCGGTGCTTGATAATGATGGACAATTACTTCCATACTTCGTTACGGTTCGTAACGGCGGCAGCGATTCACTGGATGTCATTGCAAAAGGGAACGAAAAGGTACTTCGTGCACGTCTGTCTGATGCCAAGTTCTTCTACGAGGAAGACCAGAAGCTGGAGATCAAGGATGCGTTATCGAAACTGGAAAGTATCGTCTTCCAGGAAGAGCTGGGAACGGTTGGAGATAAAGTTCGCCGTATTCGCAAAATTGCGGATGGTTTGGCTAGCAAACTGCAAGTATCTGATGATGTAGCCGAAGCGGTGAGTCGTTCAGCAGATATCTGCAAATTCGACCTTGTTACACTTATGGTGGGAGAATTCCCTGAACTGCAAGGTGTGATGGGTGAAGATTATGCCCGCAAAGCTGGTGAAAAAGAAGAAGTGGCCAAAGCGGTGTTTGAGCACTATCAGCCACGCTTTGCCGGGGATCAATCTCCTGCTTCGCTCGTTGGTGCTATAGTGAGTGCTGCGGATAAAATGGATACAATTGTAGGTTGTTTCTCGATCAATATCATTCCTACAGGATCTCAAGATCCGTACGCACTGCGCCGTCAGGCAGCAGGTATCGTCCAAATTTTGCTGGATCACAATCTTCCGCTGACATTATCCGATGTATTCGGCGTGGCACTTCAAGTGCATGCTCAGATGAACCTGTTGAAACGTGCGGATGAAGAGGTGCGTAAAGATTTGCAGGACTTCTTCGGTCTTCGTGTGAAAAAACTGTTGTCGGAAACGGTCCGTTATGATGTTGTGGACGCAGTGATTTCTTCCGGATTTGATGATATCAGCGCGGTAGTTCCAAAAGGTGAGGCACTCATGGCAGCTGTTCAAACGGGAGATGCCTTCAAAACAACCGTCGAATCCTTCAACCGTGTGGGTAATCTGGCTGCCAAAGCATCCAATGCTTCGGTTCATGCAGAACTCTTCACTGAAGAAGGAGAGCGCCAGCTGCATGAAGCATGGAGCAAAACCAATGAGGAATATCGTCAGGTATTGTCTCAGCATGCTGCTGCTGAAGCGCTCGCGATTGCATCGGCTTGGAAGGAAGCGATCACCGTATTCTTCGATTCGGTTATGGTTATGGCTGAAGATGAGGCTGTGCGTGCGAATCGTCTGGCATTGCTTGCAGCCATTGACCGGGATCTGAAAGCTTTTGCTGATTTCTCCAAATTGGTCTGGTAGTCTGGTCCTTTTCTGCTCCGGTAGGACAGATCTGCGGCAAAGTATAAATTCAGTATTAAAGAAGGATATATGAGGGTATAAATATACGGAACGGATTGTGAAAAATTTATATTTACAGCCGTTCCGTATTTTAGCCTTTGATTTCCATAGACCGGTCAGAAGGATTTTGACTGGCTGGGGTCGTATATTACAATATGCAGCTATTTTATGAAACCGGGTGGTCTGGCTTTGAGTGAGTTGAATGTACGGCACATTGTTGTGGATGGTGATGCTTGCCCGGTCAAAGCTGAGATCGCTGAAACAGCTCTCCGATTCAAAGTTCCTGTATTGATGGTTTCTTCATTTGACCATTTTCTTCAGGGCGGAGAAGGCGTGCGCACCGTTCAGGTAGATCGAAGTGATCAGAGTGCAGACCTGTACATTGCCAATCACATCAAGCCGTACGATGTGGTCATAACACAGGATTATGGACTGGCGGCGCTCGCACTTGGCAAACGTTGTTATGTTTTATCATTTCGTGGTCGTGAGTTTAATGATCGTGACATTGATTTCATGCTGGATTCCCGTCATACTGCAGCCAAAGCTCGAAAAAGAGGGCATTATGGAAAAGGCCCAAAGCCCTTCACAGAGCAGGATCGGGAAATTTTTCAACATAAACTGACAAAACTTTTGAAAGATTTGCAGGAGAATGTGTAAGTTTATCGAATAATATTTACGTGTTAAAGAGATGAAGGTGGACCAAGATGAGTACCGGACAAGGCGGTATACCCGAAAGCATTATTGAATCGGTGTTACAGCAGCATGATATCGTCGATACGGTGAGCCGATTTGTACATCTGACCAAACAGGGGAAATATATGAAAGGCCTCTGTCCTTTTCATTCTGAGAAGACGCCTTCGTTTACAGTTACGCCAGAGAAACAAATTTTCTATTGCTACGGTTGCGGCACGGGTGGAAATGCCATCAAATTCAGGATGGAAATCGAAGGGTTATCCTTTCCCGAGGCTGTCAAGACGATGGCAGAAGAAAGCCACATTTCAATGGGGGACTGGCAAGGGCGTGAATCGGCTCATGTTAATCCAGAGACTGAACGTTTATTGGAAGCATATGAGCTTACCGCGAAGCTGTACCATTTCTTATTGAAAAATACAGAGCACGGTAAAGTGGCTATGGAATATTTACGCTCACGTGGGTTTAGCGACAAACTCATTGACCAATTCCAGATTGGCTATGCGCCTAATCGCTGGGATACCTTGGTACAATTTCTGGAAAAGCGCGAATTTCCGCTTGAAGAGATGGAAAAGGGTGGTTTACTGTCACCGCGAAACGAAGGTCAGGGGTATGTGGACCGTTTCCGGGACAGGGTCATGTTTCCGATTAATGGCAGGAGCGGTAAGCCGATTGCATTTGCGGGTCGCATTTTGGGAGACGGGCAACCGAAGTACCTCAATTCACCGGAAACCCGGTTATTTAACAAAAGCCGTGTTCTCTACAATCTGCATCATGCCAAAAATGCAATTCGCAAACAAAGGCAGGCCATATTGTTTGAAGGGTATGGCGATGTTATCTCCGCCTGGGATCAGGATATCCAGAACGGTGTAGCGGCAATGGGTACCGCGCTCACTGAGAATCAGGCATTGATGCTTAAAGGCATGTGTGATGAAGTCATCGTATGTTATGACGGCGATCGAGCCGGACAGGCTGCAGCACTCAAAAACTTCCCTATTCTTGAGGAAGCCGGATTGCAGGTCAAAATTGCTCTGATACCGGATGGGCTCGACCCGGATGATTTTATCCGCAAGTATGGTGGTGAACGGTTCCGAAACCAGATTGTGGACGGCGCCGTAACGACTACAAAATTTAAGCTTATAAACCTAAAAAAAAACCATATACTGCTAGAAGGCGGCGGACAAATCGCTTATTCCAAGGAAGCGGTCAAACTTATTGCTCCTTTATCTTCTCCTACAGAACGGGAAGTATATCTTCGG
Above is a window of Paenibacillus sp. E222 DNA encoding:
- the dnaG gene encoding DNA primase, whose amino-acid sequence is MSTGQGGIPESIIESVLQQHDIVDTVSRFVHLTKQGKYMKGLCPFHSEKTPSFTVTPEKQIFYCYGCGTGGNAIKFRMEIEGLSFPEAVKTMAEESHISMGDWQGRESAHVNPETERLLEAYELTAKLYHFLLKNTEHGKVAMEYLRSRGFSDKLIDQFQIGYAPNRWDTLVQFLEKREFPLEEMEKGGLLSPRNEGQGYVDRFRDRVMFPINGRSGKPIAFAGRILGDGQPKYLNSPETRLFNKSRVLYNLHHAKNAIRKQRQAILFEGYGDVISAWDQDIQNGVAAMGTALTENQALMLKGMCDEVIVCYDGDRAGQAAALKNFPILEEAGLQVKIALIPDGLDPDDFIRKYGGERFRNQIVDGAVTTTKFKLINLKKNHILLEGGGQIAYSKEAVKLIAPLSSPTEREVYLRELAAEVDVSFETLKQECNEEREAMKNNLQYGDNNPKRWNNGRQQNRQVPTPNLLPAYHAAERKLLSWMLQDDEAAQYVNEHLGEAFNLDDHAAIAAYLYAYYAQGKPSDTSRFMSSLHDDRLEKTVSSISMMDGPGEWSIQVLDDCIREVLKYPRKKEYDLKKEEMIAAERAGDSVRAAQIAIEMIALERQ